One part of the Chloroflexota bacterium genome encodes these proteins:
- the folE gene encoding GTP cyclohydrolase I FolE, which translates to MRRGRRVRRAVLNSGPANAGLDWAGQPHPNSTRSTYKDWWLPRRPRFGSVATSCRETSMPDHEAMVSAVRQLLIAIGEDPERDGLAGTPERVARMYAELFSGIDADPDEVLDTTFDQPFDEMVLVRNIGVQSMCEHHLMPFVGHASVAYIPGERIVGLSKIARVVRLLSQRPQVQERLTIQIADSIERVLKPRGVAVRIESAHMCMSLRGIKDPGSTMVTTVTRGLFRTNPSTRAEFLASAAKPGERSV; encoded by the coding sequence ATGCGACGCGGGAGAAGGGTGCGGCGAGCCGTACTAAATTCCGGCCCCGCCAACGCGGGCCTAGATTGGGCCGGTCAGCCGCACCCAAACTCCACCCGCTCAACATACAAGGATTGGTGGCTTCCGCGCCGACCCCGTTTCGGCTCGGTCGCGACCAGTTGCAGGGAGACCTCAATGCCCGATCACGAAGCCATGGTGTCCGCGGTCCGCCAGTTGCTAATTGCCATTGGCGAAGACCCCGAACGCGATGGGTTGGCCGGCACCCCGGAACGGGTCGCGCGCATGTACGCCGAGCTTTTTTCCGGAATCGACGCCGATCCCGACGAAGTGCTCGACACCACTTTCGACCAACCGTTCGACGAGATGGTGCTGGTGCGCAACATCGGCGTTCAGTCAATGTGCGAACACCACCTCATGCCCTTCGTCGGCCACGCCAGCGTCGCCTACATTCCGGGCGAGCGCATCGTGGGACTGAGCAAGATCGCCCGCGTCGTGCGGTTGCTTTCACAGCGCCCCCAGGTCCAGGAACGGCTGACCATCCAGATCGCCGATTCGATCGAAAGGGTGCTCAAACCCCGCGGCGTGGCGGTGCGCATCGAAAGCGCTCACATGTGCATGAGCCTGCGCGGAATCAAGGACCCCGGCAGCACCATGGTCACAACCGTAACCCGCGGACTTTTCCGGACCAACCCCTCCACCCGCGCCGAATTCCTGGCCTCGGCGGCCAAGCCCGGCGAGCGCAGCGTCTAG